The Amycolatopsis jiangsuensis nucleotide sequence TGAGCCCGGCTGTCGACGGGACGGCGAGCCACCATGCCGCCAAGGCGCGGGCGAGATAGAGCAGGTATCCGGGATCCACGTCGTCGCGCAGCAGTCCGGCCTTCTGTGCGCGGGCCACGGCGGCGAGGTTGTCCGTGTAGTGCGCCGCGCGTTCGGCCGCTGCCGCGATCGGTTTCCCTTGTCGAGTCGCGGTTTCGAGGCCTTCCCACAGCAGCAGTCGCAGATAGTGCGGGTAGCTGCGGTGGTGGTCGTAGACCCGCACAGCGAACTCGCCGAGGTCCTCGGCCAGCTCCGCGGTCAGCGGAACCGCCGCGGCGAGCTTGGTCATCTCCTGTTCGAGCACGGCGGCGAACAGCTTCTGCTTGCTCCCGAAGTACTGGTAGATCCGCTCTTTGTTGACCCCGGCGCGCTCCGCGACCCGGTCCACGCGCGCGCCCAGCGGGCCGTGCTCGCTGTACTCGTGCACGGCGGCGTCCATCTACGACCTGCTCGCGACGCACCCGCTCGGCGCCGACACCGGCGAACGCGAGCTGATCGAGGCCATCTACGCCGAGGACGTCGTGTTCGACCGCGGCGCGGGGCTCGAAGGCGCGGCCGGTCGCGAAGCGATGGCGCAGCTCGTCGGCCGCGACGAGCACCACGCCGCCATCGCGGGCGGCCTCGCCCATTTCGGCAGCCTGCCGCTCGTCGACCTCTCCGGGGACACCGCGGTCGCCGTCTCCTACCTCGCGCTGATCACCCCGGACGCCCACGGCGAGTCCCGGGAACTGGCCAACCATGGAACCTCGCAGGGCTACCGGATCCACCGGGTGCTCGCCAACCGCTGGACGCTCGAGCGCGGCACCGACGGCTGGCGCATCGCCTCCCGGACCCTGTTGCCGGCGGACGGTTCAGGCCCGGCGCTCGACCTTCTCCGTGACGCGGGTTCGGCTCACCTGCGAAACGGCGACAGAGAGCGGCGGTGAGCACCGCGGTCGAGCGTCGAACGAGACTTTTCGCGCGTTTTCAGGGTCGTTGTAGGCCGGTCAGCAGCAGGTCGAGGTAACGACGGCCGACGGCGACCGGCTCGGCGCCGGCGAGTGCCGTGTGGACGTGCACGGCGTGGGCGACCCCGCACATGAGGGAGACCAGATCGGCTTGGGAGAACTCGGGATCGATCGTGCCCGCCGCGTGGACGCGGTCCAGCAGTTGGCCGAACAGGCCGGTGACCCGCTGCTTGAGCTCGGTGGTGCGCTCGAGCGTGTCGGTGGGGGAGGTGAACACCGGTGACACGGACGCGTCGGTCAGCTGAGCCTCGATCCCCGCGGCCAGGAACCCGCGCAGCGCCTGCCACGGGTCGGGGTCGGCCAGTGTCTGCTCGGCGTGCTCGGCGAGTGCCTCGAACGCGGGTGCGGCGACCGTCTCCAGCAGTGCCTCCGGCGTGGGGAAATGCCGGTAGACGGTGGCGACCCCGATGGACGCCGTGCGGGCCACGTCGTTGAGCTGCAGCGGTCTGCCTTCGTCAAGGTAGTGGCGGGCGGTCTCGACAATGCGCTTCCAGTTGCGGGCGGCGTCCTTGCGCAGTGGAGGGGAGGTCACGTCCCACAGGATAACCGGATGACGTATCCGATTGTGGTAGGGTGAAACGGATAGTCCATCCGTATCGAGGCGAGGGGTTCTCGATGACCACCACCACACGCGACAGCGTCGACGTCGCGGGGACGAGGCGGACGTTCACCACCGTCGCGTCCACAGCAGACTCGGCGTCCCGCGCGCTCGTCCTGGTTTTCCACGGTTCGCGCCAGTCCGGCGACAAGCATCGCGCGTTCACCAGCCAGGCCTACGACCGGTTCGCCGCCGCGGGCACCGCGGTGGTCGCCTACCTCGACGGCTATCAGGGAGCCTGGAACGACGCGCGCCGGGAAAGCCGGTTCGCCGCCCGGCGGGACGGGATGGACGACGTCGGCTTCGCGCGGGCGGTG carries:
- a CDS encoding nuclear transport factor 2 family protein codes for the protein MTPARSATRSTRAPSGPCSLYSCTAASIYDLLATHPLGADTGERELIEAIYAEDVVFDRGAGLEGAAGREAMAQLVGRDEHHAAIAGGLAHFGSLPLVDLSGDTAVAVSYLALITPDAHGESRELANHGTSQGYRIHRVLANRWTLERGTDGWRIASRTLLPADGSGPALDLLRDAGSAHLRNGDRERR
- a CDS encoding TetR/AcrR family transcriptional regulator, with the translated sequence MTSPPLRKDAARNWKRIVETARHYLDEGRPLQLNDVARTASIGVATVYRHFPTPEALLETVAAPAFEALAEHAEQTLADPDPWQALRGFLAAGIEAQLTDASVSPVFTSPTDTLERTTELKQRVTGLFGQLLDRVHAAGTIDPEFSQADLVSLMCGVAHAVHVHTALAGAEPVAVGRRYLDLLLTGLQRP
- a CDS encoding TetR family transcriptional regulator — protein: MDRVAERAGVNKERIYQYFGSKQKLFAAVLEQEMTKLAAAVPLTAELAEDLGEFAVRVYDHHRSYPHYLRLLLWEGLETATRQGKPIAAAAERAAHYTDNLAAVARAQKAGLLRDDVDPGYLLYLARALAAWWLAVPSTAGLMLGDAAADATDERRRVLAGLVRDACRPALTG